A part of Arachis hypogaea cultivar Tifrunner chromosome 12, arahy.Tifrunner.gnm2.J5K5, whole genome shotgun sequence genomic DNA contains:
- the LOC112729678 gene encoding protein FAR1-RELATED SEQUENCE 5-like: MVSKPSSSSSEVESDSEPEPESQLENAKPSSKLKSQPSSAVSKPNPDQSAQPRTKVFSEKDEKAGKSTPKKALVPLDSSEGKRMSELCGTGLALTSMLRYDGTFGEPYGEVLLNGFARYKVSREVGAAEAGQNIFLMSSCSRMIHKLDAENEENFNVSEDIENCDAMETPVDTEMKAEAEELEGESPDERHGEQNVSAEHQYSRAKGFAMQQGKKMKNRKGEIIRYTYLCNREGFRHRKWLQFQDRKREHKVVTRCGCQAEMRIKQKADSTSWYVYRFVDEHNHDLLPAKFVSYLPAYRKISDVDVAHIESLRQVGISIPKIYESIAAQVGDEQQMCDLFWSDGCSQHDYKIFGDVLAFDATYGRNKYNLPVIVFFGVNHHNQTCVFGAAMVSSETQAAYVWVLGRFLECMGGKAPKAVITDGDRAMRLAIQEVFPEAHHRLCAWHLLKNATVNVCKPRFTTLLRNCMLADVEVEEFERQWEAMMDECRVWEVEWVKDLYAKKMSWAMAYICGCFYAGLRTTSRCESLHAKMGRFVERRYGILEFVTNFQRCVDFLRDNEEELDFRSLYGSPVLQTQFSELKKSGTLNYTKEIFLRFRDALERSVRITIVECNKLDNRTVYVTQKYRRPQFRWTVAHHFREDSFFCSCLRFESFGLPCVHILAVLVQLDIGCLLESIVMERWSKTCKVELEGSSPMNEEGDVNALYKVRVGAFLQHCKRLARVACMRENDFKSYLEKIVEETLSWK; encoded by the exons ATGGTTTCCAAACCCTCGTCTTCTTCATCTGAAGTCGAATCGGATTCGGAGCCCGAGCCTGAGTCTCAATTGGAAAACGCTAAACCCTCTTCAAAGTTGAAGTCTCAACCTTCGTCTGCTGTCAGCAAGCCAAATCCGGATCAAAGCGCGCAGCCAAGAACA AAGGTTTTCAGTGAGAAAGATGAGAAGGCTGGGAAGAGTACCCCAAAGAAGGCACTAGTGCCTTTGGATTCAAGTGAAGGTAAAAGGATGAGTGAATTGTGTGGGACTGGTTTAGCTTTAACTTCAATGTTGAGGTACGATGGGACTTTTGGTGAGCCTTACGGTGAAG TATTGCTGAATGGTTTTGCGAGATACAAAGTCTCGAGGGAAGTTGGGGCAGCAGAGGCAgggcaaaatatttttttaatgtcttCTTGTAGCAGAATGATCCACAAGTTGGATGCAGAGAATGAAGAGAATTTTAACGTCTCCGAGGATATCGAAAATTGTGATGCAATG GAGACGCCGGTGGATACAGAGATGAAAGCAGAGGCAGAGGAGTTGGAGGGAGAATCACCGGATGAACGGCACGGTGAGCAAAATGTCAGTGCTGAACAT CAATACAGTCGAGCAAAGGGTTTTGCCATGCAACAAgggaagaaaatgaagaataGGAAGGGTGAAATTATTCGCTACACATACCTGTGCAATAGAGAAGGATTTAGACATAGAAAATGGCTTCAGTTTCAAGATCGGAAGAGGGAGCACAAGGTTGTAACCCGCTGTGGGTGTCAGGCTGAGATGAGGATAAAGCAGAAAGCCGATAGCACCAGTTGGTATGTGTATCGTTTTGTTGATGAGCATAACCACGACCTTCTTCCAGCAAAGTTTGTGTCATACCTGCCAGCTTACAGGAAAATATCAGATGTTGATGTAGCCCACATCGAAAGTTTGAGGCAAGTTGGgatttcaattccaaaaatttatgAGTCTATTGCTGCCCAG GTTGGGGATGAGCAACAAATGTGTGATCTGTTTTGGAGTGATGGGTGTAGTCAACATGATTACAAAATATTTGGTGATGTTTTGGCATTTGATGCGACGTATGGGCGAAACAAGTACAATCTGCCGGTGATTGTATTTTTCGGGGTGAACCACCACAACCAAACATGTGTCTTCGGCGCAGCCATGGTGTCTTCTGAAACACAAGCGGCATATGTGTGGGTGTTGGGAAGGTTTTTGGAGTGCATGGGAGGGAAAGCACCTAAGGCAGTTATCACTGATGGGGATAGAGCAATGCGGCTGGCCATTCAAGAAGTGTTTCCAGAAGCTCATCACAGGCTTTGTGCATGGCACCTACTGAAAAATGCAACCGTGAATGTGTGTAAGCCTCGCTTCACAACTCTGCTTAGAAATTGCATGCTTGCCGATGTTGAGGTTGAGGAGTTTGAGAGACAATGGGAGGCAATGATGGATGAATGTAGGGTGTGGGAAGTAGAGTGGGTAAAAGATTTATATGCTAAGAAGATGTCATGGGCAATGGCGTACATATGCGGATGCTTTTATGCTGGGCTGAGGACAACATCTCGATGTGAGTCACTGCATGCGAAAATGGGGAGGTTTGTGGAGAGGCGATACGGAATCCTGGAGTTTGTGACGAACTTCCAACGGTGTGTTGATTTCCTAAGGGATAATGAGGAGGAGCTTGACTTTAGGTCGTTGTATGGGAGCCCCGTGCTCCAAACTCAGTTTTCAGAGCTAAAGAAGTCAGGTACACTGAACTACACGAAGGAAATATTTTTGCGTTTTAGAGATGCGTTGGAGAGAAGCGTGCGGATTACTATTGTAGAGTGCAACAAATTGGACAATCGGACAGTTTATGTGACACAGAAGTATCGTAGGCCACAATTCCGGTGGACTGTTGCCCACCATTTTCGAGAGGATTCCTTTTTTTGTAGTTGCCTAAGGTTTGAGTCGTTCGGACTACCTTGTGTGCACATACTTGCGGTGTTGGTGCAGTTGGACATAGGTTGTCTTCTGGAGAGCATAGTAATGGAACGCTGGTCAAAGACTTGCAAAGTTGAGCTGGAGGGGTCTTCCCCCATGAACGAAGAGGGGGATGTGAATGCATTATACAAGGTCCGAGTGGGTGCTTTCCTGCAGCATTGTAAGCGGTTGGCAAGAGTTGCGTGTATGCGAGAGAATGATTTCAAGAGTTATTTGGAGAAGATAGTTGAAGAAACGCTTTCTTGGAAATGA